The Carassius gibelio isolate Cgi1373 ecotype wild population from Czech Republic chromosome B18, carGib1.2-hapl.c, whole genome shotgun sequence sequence tcgtagagcaaaaaatgaagctgtgcacttttgttcggactaacccaaggattgcaacgatgccttgtttttgagtctacggctaacggtttacgatctgcggccaaaaatgtccaaaatttttgttttttgcgctgtagcgcccccgttaggccgattgggctgagactttgataagttctccccaaaatgagctctacgatctgtccaaatttcagctctctaggccttacggtttgggctgcacgttcagttctagggcagaagaataataataataattaaagctgcaagcagcattttaccggggttcaagcacattaaggcctctgaggtggtcagagccaacctggatgcatggatgacagttaaacacatccaaaatggagaacaggctaacagacagacacacacactgaaagtaaataattagactaatatattaatactctataagcatatgcacacacacacacacacacacaaagacacacatatacatgcacaaacattttgttgcagatataggtatttgaaataagtgataggtgataataaacttattgcaagtcttctctttttaagagtttagatgtcattttcagaataaactgtaatcataatgtggcaaaattgtaaaaactgatatatctgtatgaacaaaatggaaaacattgactcaatgagatttaaaatgttataacagttaattttttaatgttttggcatgaattcttgaatcctttcaacagtactgttcaactttgctgaattagcacattagtggtcttccgctgccatctagtggttataaattgcatttactcaagcaacactgtgtttttaaacataactgttattgtgtttttttttttttttttttttttttgcccaatctctcttacaatttgcatgcttgtttagaatgaaaatattcattattttacacagttttgataatgtgtgtactttctgtttgtattaataggcctttgtgtacactatgcaaataacatattataaaattacttgtttatagttgtctaaatgcaattgttcaacatgtttttgataattattgaccttcagagtctagagaattgtacttcagtggttttattgattttcagcttataccttatgactagtttgccaaagtaacttttttaaataatcttgaatatttaattaacagctttattgacaacattggtcccagaggcaaagttgttcagaatgaggagatctatcatatgatatgaagatatagtgtttttgagtgaatatatgagcattttcaaacaatttgaggccatttaccatataaatcttgtgttttgagaccttttctactgttatagcgccacctatggtctgatctccataaaactttgcatgcttcttaagagtcacctgttacatgatttcactgagtttcataaagttttgagtttttgtttaggttttataggctttggggtatgtttggccacaccccttttcctaaattacccctttacagctaaccaaaggacaaaattcaacatttttttgataattattgatctagagagtccacagaatattactgcagtggtttggtttcgatcgggcaaaaaacctaggactagttcgcaaaagtaggtttttaacatatttgtgaataacaattgaatgatttgattgacagcaatggttcttgaggcaaagttgtgcattatgaggagatctatcaaatgatatgcatattgtgttgatatgtgaaacaccacgtgattacagagccataaaactcgttagcgccaactagtggccgatttctttcaaaattcttacagaccttaaggttcatgagtcgaacgtacccagtgagtttcgttccgatcaacatccgttaaccctttcaaataggtgcttaaatttgtttggccaatggcggccatgttttttgagatatgcaaatgtcctcataggtacttgtgccccttcagaccaagacactgcataccgattttcaagtcgatcgagccaacggttgcctagttatagcaatttatgtgttttttacatcttatagcgcccccaagttgcagagatgcgcaatttttttgatttcaccaaagattgagctcatacatacgtataccgagtttggtgaagatatctcattccgttcaagagttatagtcaaaatagcatttggctaacgttagcatagacgctttttggcgtactgtttcgcgtaagaattgaaatttcaacttttttttgataattttttatattgagtgtccagggaatatttatgaagtggtttggttctgattggttgaaaatcctaggactagttcgcaaaagtaggtttcggatatagctcgattttgcgagaaaacggtgcgtcgtagagaaaaaaatgcagctgtgcacttttgttcggactaacccaaggattgcaacgatggcttgtttttgagtctacggctaacggtttacgatctgtggccaaaaatgtccaaaatttttgttttttgcgctgtagcgcccccgttaggccgattgggctgagactttgataagttctccccaaaatgagctctacgatctgtccaaatttcagctctctaggccttacggtttgggctgcacgttcagttctagggcagaagaataataataataataaaaatcttaacaattacaatagggtttcagcactgcgtgcttgaacccctaataaaaatcctaacaattacaagagggtttcagcactgcgtgcttgaacccctaataataataaaaatcctaacaattacaatagggtttcagcactgcgtgcttgaacccctaaaaaatcttacagaccccaattTCTTTTTAACATGAGTggatattgctttaaaaaaaaaacatttatgatctTTTTATGGTTTATGGTCTTAGGTGATGGGATTGCGTCGCCAGCGAAACTATTCTGGGCGCTGGGACATCCTTATTCAGCGGGCCACTCAGTGCCTGAACCAAATGATCCAGATTGCTTCCCACAAGAGACGGAACTACATCTTGGATCAGGTACTGCAAACACATTCCTATGATTCCCAGTGAAGACAACTGTGAATGACCACTGCCGTTTTTCTTCtaatttgctatttatttatctttcagGAGGCTACAATATGATTGAGTAGAAGAAGCAGCTTTTGATCGAATGTTGTATATTGCAGTGTCAGAAAAGTTATTAATGTCAAACATATTAGCATTTGCATTATCTTGCATTTCCGATTACATTGAAATTTTCTGTGAGCCTCTCTGATAATGAACTGGTAGTCCAAGATTGTAATAAGATGTTGAGAGACAAGTAATCTCAGCCCGGTGAGTAAGAAAGCACATTTTGTTGCTGTACTAATTCTAAAAGAAATAGATTTGGTTTTAAGTAGACTTCCATTATCCTGTGGGTTGTTGTTGTGGGCTTCTTGGCTTTTCAGGGCATAGCTGGATTGTAATGTAGGTAGAGTTGCATGTCTCAAACTATGGAGTCTATGAGTGTTCTCAGGTAACTGATGTATGTCTGTCTATAGATCTGAAGCACCACAAAGAGTCAAGGTAAGTGAAGGAGACCCTTTTAGAATGGGGAAATGTTTTTCTTAActcttatttgaaatattttgtttgtataggtgacatttatttgcattacagtTTAAGAAGTGTAGTTATTGTGTTGAAGTGAATTTGCAGTTAAACTGGTTATTGTGCATGAGCTAGACAACTTTCCGGGTTCCCATGGACATGGAAAATTCTgcaaatttaaaatagttttttttttcttgagaagtgaaaaaaaaaaaaaaaaaaaaatatatatatatatatatatatatacacacacatacattattttttgtgATGTCCTGAAAAACACCTGTGTAAGGTAAGTGTGAGGTCTTGTAAAGGTTCAACAGTAGGTACAGGTAAAGAAAGGAAAATCCACTCTCACTTCATTGCAGGGTTCCAGATTTCATCCGGATAAAAGCAAAGCCACTCAAAGGTAACAATAATGAACAGCTTTTACTTCTTTCTTTTCACTTTTGCTAGACAAATGTATATGGATCAGCCCAGAGACGGAAAATGCGTCCTTTTGAAGGGTTTCAGCGCAAGGCTATAGTAATTTGTCCCACGGACGAGGATTTAAAAGAGCGAATGTTTAAGCAAACCCATGAGGAAGGGAAGGATGTGCCTGATCATGCTGTTTTAGAAATGAAAGGTAGGAGCGCTGCTATGGAAAACTATAGAAATCAGACGCATaacatttctttcacttttgctTTTTGGTTTGTAATTAAACTTTAAAGCACATACTACTAACAGTTTTATATCTAGGAACTCTGTCCTCAGTTTGATTGGATGTGTCTTAATGATACATGAGATGCTGCAAACCAAGCAAGTGCATTATcataaaaaataagaattcaTACTAATACCTTTCAGTCAcaatacagtggtggccaaaattattagaactctagtattttcaccagctaaaaaagACTGAAAAGTTACTTcgatcttttgctgtagtgtcagtaggaaatatcagtttacatttacatacattcattttgccattaactgtaataattcagaaagattttagtttgcacaaggagtctgacaataGCAAGTGCTATACTCTGACATTAAAACTGCTCATAATTTGTAAAATTCAATGACATAAAGTTACATGATTATGCAACTGGCTCCTTATCTCATTATCACCTAGTCTGTCTCGAATGACGTAAAGAAACAGGAAAATTTGTGGCAGTGTCACCAAAATGCTTCAAGAAACTTTCCTGCAAAGCTACTTGGAAAAACTATGTGCAAGTACACCGAGGGTaaaagctgctttaaacacaAAGGATGGTCACCCCaaatcagtgttgccaagtccacggTTTTCCAGCGGAATAGGGCTATTTTAACACTGTACAGcgtgttgtttttcatgtccgcgggttgaaGCTACATCAATGGTGTGATATTTAGCCCTTGAGATGCTAATTTTACCTGGGAGCCCTGCCAaatgtgaaagtgacgtgacaaacggccaagtatggtgacccatactcagaattcgtgctctgcttttaacccatccaaagtgcacacacacagcagtgaacacacacacaccgtgaacacacacccggagcagtgggcagccatgtaCTGTAACGTGTATTTTATCCCCCAGAACCCctcgattgggctagttttgagcagCAATTGAGCGGGTTTTGTtgtaaaaacctggcaacccCGCACcacatgttgatttaatttagtaaataGAAGTTAAGTGATAAAGAAATTTTTTTAGCAACATCCTCATTTACAGCATTCTTACAAAAGAGCTTTACAGGTAGGTCTTTTAAAGCATCTTTGAGACGTtgacacagttcttctggattgagtcggtctcagtttgttctgtttcttcatgttattcagacagacagactgaatgatgatgatgagatcagatctctgtgtggaccAGTgactgttgtcagactccttgtgcgaTCACAAAAATCGGACTGGATTAATAatcaaatgaatgtttggaaatgtaaactgatatttcatctaacacactacagcaaaagataagAGTTCAAATTATTTTGACCACTACTGTAAATAGATCCCTTTTTCCCTAACATGTTTTTGAGGTTGCATTTGGTTTGCAGTAGTGTTCATTGTGTCTTTCTTGCATCATTTCCCCATCTTCTTTTAGCAATATTTTGCGATTtcaaaattgtattcattttctTTTAGTGTCTTTTGGTGATTTGTTCTGTCCCCACTTCTTTCCCCTTTCCCTGACATTGAAGCCAACTTTGTGCTGCCAGAGGTCGGAGACTTTCTCGATGAAGTGACCTTTATTGAGCTGCAAAGAGAAGAGGCTATTAAGCTAATCAAGTGGTACAATGAGGAGGGCCAGAAGGCTGGTCCTCCACCTGAGAAACGCTTTGATAACAGAGGACAACGTAGACACGAAAGCGGCTTCCAGCTGTACGACAACCACAGAGGGTCAAGAACAGGCCCTGGAGGAAGCTACAGAGGAGGTGAATTGACCTTATTAAGGTGTCAACTAATTCAAAAGTCTGTCATTAGTGTTTTTCGAGGTGTCCTCTTGCTCTCTGCTTTTGTCAGGTTATAATCAGAACCAGTGGCGAGGGAATCACAGAGACGGGCGAGATGGATCAAGCAGCAGCCATCAGTCTGGAGGAAGCTACAATAGCAACCGCTATAGCTCCTATAACAAAGAGGGATATAACCAAGTGAGTCTGTGCACAGCCATGTATCTGTGACAGACTTTTATCTTCATCGgatgtgttttcattttgttccCACCTTTCGTTTAGAGCTATAATCAGGGTTACAATCCTGGTTTCCACCAGGGCAACTATAACCAAGGCTATAACTACAACCGTTACCCAGATTATGGGCAAGGTGACCATTACAATCGAGGATCTGGAGAATCATATAACCAGCAGAACTACAATCAGCAGTATCAACAGGCGAGTTACAAGGAATGTTCTATGATTAAAAACTACTTTTGTTCTGATAACGATTTTGAAAGCTTCTCATCTGCTTTtcttggtaacattttacaaaataggAATATATCCATCAACTATCTTTACATGGGGTTAATGTTGtggatataaatgaatgaattcattTCTGAGAAATTTTATTAATGGTAATAAGGACTCAATTACTAAAGCTTGCAGCAGATAGTCAGCACTCAGcccaaatttttattttcagaatgtAAG is a genomic window containing:
- the LOC127977005 gene encoding heterogeneous nuclear ribonucleoprotein U-like protein 1 isoform X1 → MGLRRQRNYSGRWDILIQRATQCLNQMIQIASHKRRNYILDQTNVYGSAQRRKMRPFEGFQRKAIVICPTDEDLKERMFKQTHEEGKDVPDHAVLEMKANFVLPEVGDFLDEVTFIELQREEAIKLIKWYNEEGQKAGPPPEKRFDNRGQRRHESGFQLYDNHRGSRTGPGGSYRGGYNQNQWRGNHRDGRDGSSSSHQSGGSYNSNRYSSYNKEGYNQSYNQGYNPGFHQGNYNQGYNYNRYPDYGQGDHYNRGSGESYNQQNYNQQYQQQWQQYYQNQNQWNQYDGQYGNYSGQQGSQSSHGSQ
- the LOC127977005 gene encoding heterogeneous nuclear ribonucleoprotein U-like protein 1 isoform X2, whose product is MGLRRQRNYSGRWDILIQRATQCLNQMIQIASHKRRNYILDQTNVYGSAQRRKMRPFEGFQRKAIVICPTDEDLKERMFKQTHEEGKDVPDHAVLEMKANFVLPEVGDFLDEVTFIELQREEAIKLIKWYNEEGQKAGPPPEKRFDNRGQRRHESGFQLYDNHRGSRTGPGGSYRGGYNQNQWRGNHRDGRDGSSSSHQSGGSYNSNRYSSYNKEGYNQSYNQGYNPGFHQGNYNQGYNYNRYPDYGQGDHYNRGSGESYNQQNYNQQYQQWQQYYQNQNQWNQYDGQYGNYSGQQGSQSSHGSQ
- the LOC127977005 gene encoding heterogeneous nuclear ribonucleoprotein U-like protein 1 isoform X3, which produces MSVYRSEAPQRVKTNVYGSAQRRKMRPFEGFQRKAIVICPTDEDLKERMFKQTHEEGKDVPDHAVLEMKANFVLPEVGDFLDEVTFIELQREEAIKLIKWYNEEGQKAGPPPEKRFDNRGQRRHESGFQLYDNHRGSRTGPGGSYRGGYNQNQWRGNHRDGRDGSSSSHQSGGSYNSNRYSSYNKEGYNQSYNQGYNPGFHQGNYNQGYNYNRYPDYGQGDHYNRGSGESYNQQNYNQQYQQQWQQYYQNQNQWNQYDGQYGNYSGQQGSQSSHGSQ